Genomic DNA from Procambarus clarkii isolate CNS0578487 chromosome 34, FALCON_Pclarkii_2.0, whole genome shotgun sequence:
agttattgtggtagttattgtggtagTTAAGGAGGTTGTTCAGGTGGTAGTTACGGTAGATGTTAATGTGGTAGTTAAGGTGatagttatggtggtagttatagtggttgttaatgtggttgTTAAGGTcgtagttaaggtggttgttaaggtggttctTAAGGTGGATGTTTAGgtgggttgttaaggtggtagttaaggtggtagtttaggtggtagttatggtggttgttaaggtggtagttaaggtggtaattatggtggtagttaaggtggaagttaaggtggttgttaagttGGTAGTTAAGGTCATATTTAAGGTGATAGTTAAGGCATTTGTAAAGGTGGTTGTTAAGATGtttgttaaggtggttgttaaggtggtaatTAAGGAGGTACTTAAGGTAGTATTTATGGTGatagttatggtggtagttaaggtggtagttatcgtggtagttaaggtggtatttAAGGTGGAAGctaaggtggtagttatggtggtaattaaggtggtagttaaggatgTATTTaaagtggtagttaaggtggttatTAAGGTGGAAGTTAAGTTGGTATTTAAGGTagttgttaaggtggtagttaagctgGTAGTTAAAGTGGTTTTTAAACTGGGAGGTAAGGTgtttgttaaggtggtagttaaggtggtagttaaggtggaagttatggtggtagttatggtggtaattaaggtggtagttaaggtggttgttaaggtggtaggtaaggtggtagttaaggtggtagttatgggGGTAGTTAATTAttatggtagttaaggtggtatttatggtggttgttaaggtggtagatAAAGTGGTAGGAAAAGTGGTATATATGGTGATATttatggtggtagttaaggtggtaaaggtggttgttaaggtggttgttaaggtggtagttaaggtggtagttatagTGGTAGTTAAAATGGTAGTTATGgtcgtagttaaggtggtagttaagggggttgttaaggtggtagttaaggtggtatttaaggaggtagttaaggtggtagttatagtggttgttaaggtgggaggtaaggtggtagttaagggggttgttaaggtggtagttaaggtggtagttaaggtggttgttaaggtgggaggtaaggtggtagttaaggtggtagttatggtggtagttaaagtggttgttaaggtggtttttaaggtggtagttaaagtGGTATATATGGTGGTTGTTAAGGTTGTTGTTaaagtggtagttaaggtggttgttaaggtggttgttaaggtgtagTTAAAGGCATAGTAAAGGTTGTAGTtagggtggtagttaaggtggttgttaaggtgggaggtattgtggtagttaaggtggtagttatggtggtagttaaggtggttgttaaggtggttgttaaggtggtagttaaggtggtatctatggtggttgttaaggtggtaggtaaggtggttgttaaggtggtagttaaggtggtagttaatgtggttgttaaggtggtagttaaggtggtagttaatgtggttgctaaggtggtagttaaggtggtagttaaaggggtagttaaggtggtagttatggtggtagttaaggtggtagttatggtagtagTTAAGAtgttgttaaggtggttgttaaggtggtagtttaggtggtagttaaggtggtagttatggtagtagTTAAAGTGGTAGTTAAGGTtgttgttaaggtggttgttacggtggtagttatggttttagttaaggtggttgttaaggtggtagttatagtggtggttaaggtggttgttaaggtggtagttaaggtggttgttaaggtcgTAGTtagggtggtagttatggtggtagttataGTCGTTGTTAAGGTGGTTAAGGTcgtagttaaggtggttgttaaggtggttgttaaggtggttgttaaggtggtagttaaggtggcaaTTATGGTgatagttaaggtggtagttaaggtggtaattaaggtggttgttaagttGGCAGTTAAGGTGGTAATTaatgtggtagttaaggtggttttTAAGGTTGTTGTTAAGGTcgtagttaaggtggttgttaaggtggtagttaaggtggtagttaaggtggttgtttAGGTGGTTGTttaggtggttgttaaggtggtatttatggtggtagttatggttgtaGTTAAGGTGTTTGTTAAGGTGGTTGTtcaaggtggttgttaaggtggtagttaaggtggtatttatggtggttgttaaggtggttgttaaggtcaTAGTtagggtggtagttatggtggtagttataGTCGTTGTTAAGGTGGTTAAGGTcgtagttaaggtggttgttaaggtggttgttaaggtggttgttaaggtggttgttacggtggtagttaaggtggcaaATATGGTgatagttaaggtggtagttaaggtggtagttaaggtggtaattaaggtggttgttaagttggtagttaaggtggtaattaatgtggtagttaaggtggttgttaaggtggtttttaaggtggttgttaaggtcgtagttaaggtggttgttaaggtggtagttaaggtggtagttaaggtggttgtttAGGTGGTTGTTTagatggttgttaaggtggtatttttggtggtagttatggtggtagttaaggtgttaaggtggttgttaaggtggttgttaaggtggttgttaaggtggtagttaaggaggtatttatggtggtagttatggtggtagttaaggtgataGTTAGGGTGATTGTTAACGTGGTAATTAAGGTGGtaattaaggtggtagttaaggtggtatttatggtggtagttatggtggtagttaaaATGTTTGTTAAGGTAGTTGTTCAAGGTGGTTGTTAAggaggtagttaaggtggtatttatggtggtagttatggttgtagttaaggtggtagttaaggtggtaaataaggtggtagttaaggtggtatttatggtggtagttaaggtggtagttaaggtggttgttaaggtggttgttatgattgtagttaaggtggtagttatggtaataGTTACGTTGGTAGTTAAGggggttgttatggtggtagttaaggtggtagttaaggtggtagttaaggtggtagttaaggtggtaattaaggtggtagttaatgtggtagtgaggtagttaaggtggttgttagggtggtggaggtcagtaTATGAACGTTTATGCGAACCCTTAACACAAGTATGACCAAGAAGTGAATAACATTTACATTATCTCATAATGTAAAATTAATGGAAGACATAAACAATTTTAGGGAGGACATAAACAATGTGACTGAAGACATAAACAATGTGAGGGAAGACGTAAACAGTGTGAGGGAAGACGTAAACAATGTGAGGGAAGACGTAAACAATGTGAGGGAAGACGTAAACAGTGTGAGGGAAGACGTAAACAATGTGAGGGAAGACGTAAACAGTGTGAGGGAAGACGTAAACaatgtgagggacgagagtgagAGGAAAAGTGCGATGATTGTAAAAGATTAAAATATGACTAAGATGAAAGAAAAAAAGGGATGAAAGGTTAcaaaatgatgaaagaaaataatAAGAAAAGGCATGAAAAGAGAAAATATAAGAATAAAGATAATCAGGTAAATTAAAGGAAAGATTAGAAGTAAGGGAAGAAAAATGGAAGAATAGAAAGAGGAATAAATAAGAAAATGTTATAAAAATAGAACATAAAAATAAAAGAAAGAAAACTAGAAgaagcctaaaaaaaaaaataaaaaatctagTGACAAAAGAGGAAATAGAGCCTAATGGCAGCAAAACTAagtcaggtcacgtttgttaagaaAGTTGGAGCATTAGAGTATGTACTATGAggcaagagtcaacagcaacaaagtcaggactcaggttcatgttgggaaggttgtgtatcagagccgagtcAACACGACGGCGGCTGTgtggagtagaggcaggaaagattgttTAAGAAGACCAATCAAGAGGCTGATTAGAGTCCCTTACATGAGAGAAGAGAGTAACTAACTCTTCCTCCGATTGATTCCTGGGAACATCTATTCCCTCAACTCTTTCGGGGGACTTACTTACTTCTGATGGTCATTCCAGTTCTCTTCTAATATATGCTTTCAGCTTATTAATATGAATGGATTTTAGCCTAATCATCAAATATTCTCCTAATTACGAATTTGACTCTGGCTAGTTTCCTAATTACTCTCTAAGAGCCCCAACATCTGGATGCCAACTTCCTGATCAGATTGGCAAATTTTGCTCTGTGTAGCTGCATCACTAGACTACCTTTCTATATTAGTAATGGCCAGGCACATCTATCATAATAGTGGGCATAGTGTGTCCTCACTTTCCTTGACGCTTCAGCTGCCAACCTCCGTGCATTCTTCATCTTGGATTTCCGAAGGACAATCCTCTTCACTGCTAACATTATGCATAATAAGCAGACCTGACGCAAAATTACATGTGTGCAGTAAACAGGAAGCATGGTTGAGTGTTTATGGAGTGGTGCacgctggtgtgttgttgttgttgatttaggggcgacgacgatcgtgggatcggatgcgccccgacgTACCCGTGTAGGGTTAATCGCCAAGCCGAACCtcaaaacgagtgacgccaatcactgagACTAATACGCTTCGCAgcaaagaaacgcagacaggcagatgatCAGGAAGCCCGAGGAgtacctcagggtgacaagcaccggccccgccccacacagagaacactgggtagcaaacTAAAATCTCGGCTCCCAgctaaaacgcaaaagtcatccagtgccctCTGACAGAGCAGATGCCGGCCACCcactacggctgagggcacacctggagcccaccaaaACCCACCAACTCCTGGGACCTGTCagccaagccggcgccggacaccaTCACCCTGCCGGGAGAACCAGTCAGAACACGTGGAAAAAATTCTATCAACAACCCGAAGACCCAagtcgatatgtgcgccaggcgtcataCAACCGGACCGTTGAAGAGGAATGCCATACAGCAGTATCAAATCGAAAATCGCAAAAACAAACGTGAAGTGGCGGCTCCCAAGCGAAGGAGGCGTCAAGACTTCCACCCTGCTTCAAGCACCAGGAGTCCGTGCACGGTGGTATTCAATGCAAATTGAATGTAGGACAACTGTTCATTCCGAGTGGCTGGATCATTCTCCGCTAAAATGACAAGTATGTTAATTACCGTCCTCTTAATGCATCACATCATGCTATAGCATGGGGATGCTaggctgttggtggtagtg
This window encodes:
- the LOC138370989 gene encoding uncharacterized protein; this encodes MVVVKVEVKVVVKLVVKVIFKVIVKAFVKVVVKMFVKVVVKVVIKEVLKVVFMVIVMVVVKVVVIVVVKVVFKVEAKVVVMVVIKVVVKDVFKVVVKVVIKVEVKLVFKVVVKVVVKLVVKVVFKLGGKVFVKVVVKVVVKVEVMVVVMVVIKVVVKVVVKVAFCESDVYEIV